From Ramlibacter agri, a single genomic window includes:
- a CDS encoding aromatic ring-hydroxylating dioxygenase subunit alpha has product MNAPESFSRWSGAGSSRVPFWAYTDPQLYSQELQKIFYGPHWCYVGLEVEVPNPGDFRLTYVGERQVIMVRDRFGDQGIRVVENRCAHRGVRFCQQPHGNARSWTCPYHQWTYKLDGELAGLPFKNGVKEGDQVNGGMPPDFDVKQHGLTRLRVAVLHGLVFATFSDSVEPLEQYLGPQILPWLDRIFGGRQLQLLGYNRQRIPGNWKLMMENIKDPYHPGLLHTWFVTFGLWRADQKSRMVMDEHGRHAVMVSRRNDGGENKAVTQGVTSFKANMSLEDPRILDVVPEPWWKVPDPSNPGTEIMPSVTMITLFPSLIIQQQVNSLSTRHIVPRGEGEFDFVWTHFGFTDDSEEMQRRRLRQANLFGPAGFVSADDGEVIQFSQDGFRQWGEDGETLCELGGTGTGGTEHMVTETLIRSMYAYWRKVMGV; this is encoded by the coding sequence ATGAACGCGCCCGAATCCTTCTCGCGCTGGAGCGGGGCCGGCTCCAGCCGGGTGCCCTTCTGGGCCTACACCGACCCGCAGCTCTATAGCCAGGAGCTGCAGAAGATCTTCTACGGCCCGCACTGGTGCTACGTGGGCCTGGAAGTGGAGGTGCCGAACCCCGGCGACTTCCGCCTGACTTACGTCGGCGAGCGCCAGGTGATCATGGTGCGCGACCGCTTCGGCGACCAAGGCATCCGTGTGGTGGAGAACCGCTGTGCCCACCGCGGCGTGCGCTTCTGCCAGCAGCCGCACGGCAACGCACGCAGCTGGACCTGTCCCTACCATCAGTGGACCTACAAGCTCGATGGCGAGCTGGCCGGCCTGCCCTTCAAGAACGGCGTGAAGGAGGGCGACCAGGTCAACGGCGGCATGCCGCCGGACTTCGACGTCAAGCAGCATGGCCTGACGCGACTGCGCGTCGCGGTGCTGCACGGGCTGGTGTTCGCCACCTTCAGCGACAGCGTCGAGCCGCTGGAGCAGTACCTGGGTCCGCAGATCCTGCCCTGGCTGGACCGCATCTTCGGCGGCCGCCAGCTGCAGCTGCTGGGGTACAACCGCCAGCGCATCCCGGGCAACTGGAAGCTGATGATGGAGAACATCAAGGACCCGTACCACCCGGGCCTGCTCCACACCTGGTTCGTCACCTTCGGCCTGTGGCGCGCCGACCAGAAGAGCCGCATGGTGATGGACGAACACGGGCGGCATGCCGTGATGGTCTCGCGCCGCAACGACGGCGGCGAGAACAAGGCGGTGACGCAGGGCGTGACCAGCTTCAAGGCCAACATGAGCCTGGAGGACCCGCGCATCCTGGACGTGGTGCCCGAGCCCTGGTGGAAGGTGCCGGATCCGTCGAACCCCGGCACGGAGATCATGCCGTCGGTGACGATGATCACGCTGTTCCCCAGCCTCATCATCCAGCAGCAGGTGAACTCGCTGTCCACGCGCCACATCGTGCCGCGCGGCGAAGGCGAGTTCGACTTCGTGTGGACGCATTTCGGCTTCACCGACGACAGCGAGGAAATGCAGCGCCGCCGCCTGCGCCAGGCCAACCTGTTCGGGCCGGCCGGCTTCGTCAGCGCCGACGACGGCGAGGTGATCCAGTTCAGCCAGGACGGCTTCCGCCAGTGGGGCGAGGACGGCGAAACGCTGTGCGAGCTGGGTGGCACCGGCACCGGGGGCACCGAACACATGGTCACGGAGACCTTGATCCGCAGCATGTACGCCTATTGGCGCAAGGTGATGGGCGTATGA
- a CDS encoding glycine zipper 2TM domain-containing protein — protein MKTKIISAALLAASLMGLGGCASMDRSTAYTAGGAVVGGLAGNALGGTTGTILGAGAGALIGHEAAKR, from the coding sequence ATGAAGACGAAGATCATTTCCGCGGCGCTGCTGGCCGCTTCGCTGATGGGCCTGGGCGGCTGCGCCTCGATGGACCGTTCGACCGCCTACACGGCGGGCGGCGCGGTGGTCGGCGGCCTGGCCGGCAACGCACTCGGTGGCACCACCGGCACGATCCTGGGCGCCGGCGCCGGCGCGCTGATCGGCCACGAAGCCGCCAAGCGCTAA
- a CDS encoding dienelactone hydrolase family protein gives MALRRIVFLLLLALAAGARAQPADPRQLTGLVQGAQSLQPLRLPTEAKELGLFSDFHNGLFRPAGDGPFPALVIAHSCGGIRDPEATYWAQAGLKEGYVVLVIDSMRGNRNNCIPPVPIPTGRLVKDLYDAAGQLARLPIVDAKRMAVLGFSQGAFSAALLASPGIKEALASDAPRFAATAGLYGTCLWPAGTFKGVDWPYRYVFFDTDRPLLYLMAEEDLEASSSYCDDTLPALRDKGAPVEWHKYPGVTHCWDCSALDGFSKTDFRGTRITYHYDKAVTEDSRKRVFEFLARQLPH, from the coding sequence ATGGCACTCCGACGAATCGTCTTCCTGCTGCTGCTCGCCCTCGCCGCTGGCGCCCGGGCCCAGCCCGCCGATCCGCGGCAACTCACCGGCCTGGTCCAGGGCGCGCAGTCGCTGCAGCCACTGCGCCTGCCCACCGAGGCCAAGGAGCTCGGCCTCTTCTCCGACTTCCACAACGGCCTCTTCAGGCCGGCCGGCGACGGCCCCTTCCCAGCCCTCGTGATCGCGCATTCCTGCGGTGGCATCCGCGATCCGGAGGCGACGTACTGGGCCCAGGCCGGCCTGAAGGAAGGCTACGTGGTGCTGGTGATCGACAGCATGCGCGGCAACCGCAACAACTGCATCCCGCCCGTGCCGATTCCCACCGGCCGCCTGGTGAAGGACCTCTACGACGCCGCGGGGCAGCTGGCACGGCTGCCCATCGTCGATGCGAAGCGGATGGCGGTGCTCGGCTTCTCGCAGGGCGCCTTCAGCGCGGCGCTGCTGGCCAGTCCCGGCATCAAGGAGGCGCTTGCCTCTGATGCGCCGCGCTTCGCCGCCACCGCGGGGCTCTACGGCACCTGCCTGTGGCCGGCGGGCACGTTCAAGGGCGTGGACTGGCCGTACCGCTATGTCTTCTTCGACACCGACCGGCCGCTGCTGTACCTGATGGCCGAGGAGGACCTGGAGGCGTCGTCCTCCTATTGCGACGACACCCTGCCGGCATTGCGCGACAAGGGCGCACCGGTCGAATGGCACAAGTACCCCGGCGTCACCCATTGCTGGGACTGCTCCGCGCTGGACGGCTTCAGCAAGACCGACTTCCGCGGCACGCGCATCACGTACCACTACGACAAGGCGGTCACCGAGGATTCGCGCAAGCGGGTGTTCGAGTTCCTCGCGCGGCAGCTGCCACACTAG
- a CDS encoding glycine zipper 2TM domain-containing protein, giving the protein MKTKIISAAVLAASLLGLGGCASMDRQTVGTVGGAVVGGLVGSAVGGTAATVIGAGAGAVIGNQVAKH; this is encoded by the coding sequence ATGAAGACGAAGATCATCTCCGCGGCTGTCCTCGCCGCTTCCCTGCTGGGCCTGGGCGGCTGCGCCTCGATGGACCGCCAGACCGTCGGCACCGTGGGCGGCGCCGTCGTCGGCGGCCTGGTCGGCAGCGCCGTCGGCGGCACGGCTGCCACCGTCATCGGCGCCGGCGCCGGCGCGGTGATCGGCAACCAGGTGGCCAAGCACTAA
- a CDS encoding aromatic-ring-hydroxylating dioxygenase subunit beta: MREDLLLQLEVDQLNARYAAVLDERRFDEWPGFFLPEGRYKVQARENFDRGLPLALIAMESQGMMKDRVYGITQTIYHGPYYTRHVVSPAQVLGQEDGRIRAQAHYAVFRTRPGDASEVYNVGRYIDEMERTPAGLKLASRLCVYDSEMVLNSLIYPI; this comes from the coding sequence ATGAGGGAAGACCTGTTGCTGCAGCTGGAGGTCGACCAGCTCAACGCGCGCTATGCCGCGGTGCTGGACGAACGCCGCTTCGACGAATGGCCTGGTTTCTTCCTGCCCGAAGGCCGCTACAAGGTGCAGGCGCGCGAGAACTTCGACCGCGGCTTGCCGCTGGCGCTGATCGCGATGGAAAGCCAGGGGATGATGAAGGACCGGGTGTACGGCATCACGCAGACCATCTACCACGGGCCTTACTACACGCGCCACGTGGTTAGCCCGGCGCAAGTGCTGGGCCAGGAGGACGGGCGCATCCGCGCCCAGGCCCACTATGCGGTGTTCCGCACCCGGCCGGGCGATGCCAGCGAGGTGTACAACGTGGGCCGGTACATCGACGAAATGGAACGCACGCCGGCTGGCCTGAAGCTGGCCAGCCGGCTGTGCGTGTACGACAGCGAGATGGTGCTCAACTCGCTGATCTACCCGATTTAG